tccggaggccggacataggtcccttgaaaatttgcccgaaaagcatcctcgggatcttcccaacttccaatggtgtttttgggaaggcctttaagccaatgccgggctggccctttgagcttgaggggtaagtattttatggcgtggaggtcgtctcctctggccatatggatatggaggatatagtcctcaatccagactccagggtctgtcgttccgtcgtacgcctctatgtttataggcttgaatcccgctggaaattcattgtccagcacctcatcggtgaaacatagggggtgtgcggcacccctgtatttgggtgtgccgtagtgtttggatgtttgttgtgttgcattgcttactaaaggttgctttcttggcccgtagatagatctggctggcccatctttttgatgcgaatccttgagtgggtcgtgtgctggcttgtgtgcAGCGCCTCTTACCGCTCTATATTGGCCATGGGGTcgtttatccgaccgggtggcttccttatttGTTGATTGCGGAggttctaaggcctcctcatcaaattcaggcaggagcttttgcttcgggtagctttttgtgtggcgactgtctccgtatttgtctgcggtgttgagtaattTGCTCcacctgattctgagtgcatcttccgcagttttgagcttccgcttctgatttttcaggctacgcgtagtggcgacgagccttttgtggaggttcttctgctccaggaacttgtccggcgtgaggtcgtccggactgttatcttcgccggggacgggttgtgcggtttgtttatccaagttgccttgttcggacggttgctcgatgccaTGTTCATCATTCGCCGGCTcaccctgctctgtggctgggtctgtatgaccgatgtctctgtcgaggcggggcttggagcggcgcttacgccgtcgCTTTGACTGCTTTTTGGAGGAatgacccttcgttgcgtcctcccGTTCGTCCTCGtcgtttcctttgggtgtgtccaccatgtatacatcgtaggatggggtggttgtccagtgccctggggGCGTTGGTTCCTGTTtgcctcctacatcgtcgtccatgtcgtcgatgtcttcggagtcgaagtcaagcatgtcggttaaatcctcgacagtggctacgaagtgggtggtgggtgggcgtcgaatttctttgttgtccgcatcccaatcatgttggccataatctggccagggctctcctgacaaagagagagaccttagtgaattcagaatgtcgccgaagggcgagtgctgaaagatatctgcggcggtgaattccggcgcccaatcggattcgattggcaagggcgtggagggttcggagtccggagcagggtccggcaccttggagtcacgggcttcgcagaggataaagctggtgtttggctcgatcgccgttgagactgcaacccccgaggcggtgtctagccacccaccctcgatcggcgcagttggctccgagctaagggtcggagctgttgcgggcgcggcctccagggcactgttcggcggtagagctaagtcatgcccatcgtgacagtgcggcgcgcttggttgtggctcggatccatcgaagatcaagtctccgcggatgtcagtcgtgtagttcaaacttccaaatctgacctgacagtcaggggcgtagctttcaatctgctccagatggccaagcaaattagcccgcagtgcaaagctgccgaacacgaagatctgtccggggagaaaggtctcaccctggaccgcatcgttgttgatgatcggaggagccatcgggcctaaaggtgacgacacagaggaactctcaatgaaagcaccaatgtcggtgtcaaaaccagcggatctcgggtagggggtcccaaactgtgcgtctaggcagatggtaacaggagacaagggacacaatgtttttacccaggttcgggccctctcgatggaggtaaaaccctactcctgcttgattaatattgatgatatgggtagtacaagagtagatctaccacgagatcaaagaggctaaaccctagaagctagcctatggtatgattgtcgttcgtcctatggattaaaaccctccggtttatatagacaccggagagggttagggttacacagagtcggttacaatgggaggagatctacatatccgtattgccaagcttgccttccacgccaaggaaagtcccatccgaacacgggacgaagtcttcaatcttgtatcttcatagtccaagagtccggccaaaggttatagtccggctatccggacaccccttaatccaggactccctcaccctccatgCACAGGCGGACGTGGTGGAgcatgtcttcattttcggcgtgcgCCTCAAGCCTCCACTCGTGCACGTAGATGCGGTAGCCGGCGCCGGGGAGGTTGCCGCGGGACACAGCGTCGGCGCAATGGTGTTGGTGCATGAACCGGATGAAGAACTGCTCCGGATAGTGCTTGACCACCTCGACGTCGGCCGGGCGCGCGCCCAGAGCCAAGGCCAGCTCCGTGGCGACCTGCCTGCACGGGACGTCCTGTCGCGCGCCCTCCAGCCATGCCACAGTGGCATTGGCGGAGAGCAAGGCAGACTCCGCCTGCATGTCGGGAGTTGCGGGGACGACGACGTAGTCCACCTCCGGCCTGACAGAGGCGTCTCCGAGGCATGGCATGGCTGTCCGAGGAGCAGCAGCCTGCGGAAGCGGACGAGGAACCTCCCAGCCACGACCAGGACGCGGCACTGCCAGACCTGAAGCAGCGGCAGGGCGAGGCAGAGGTGGTGGTGGTACTACTGGGTCGTCAATGAAGCTGAGCGACTTCCACTGGTTCTTGCAACCACGCGACATGTGCCCATTAAGAAGGCAGCGAGAGCAGCGGATGGGCTCGCGGCAAGTCGAAGCTCTGTGTCCGCGGGCGATGCACCGACAACATCTGCCCAAGAGCCAACGGGGGATGGGAGGCGGCTTGAATGCCGGAGCGGCGAAAGCCGGGCGGCGCGGACCATTACGTGAcacgacgagctgccagccgccgGTCTCCTCGCCAGTCGCCTCGACCTCGCGCCCCGCGCACGTCCTAGCTGCCGGCATTGAAGGCGCGGCCACAGCAGGACGGGAGGAGGCAGGCCAGCTACCCCGTCTCCCCGCGGtagacctggccatgggcagcccggcccgacccgacgctgctcccgggccgggctcgggcctagattttgagcccggtggcctggccgggccgggcccgggcccatCATTTTTGCAGTTTTTTGAAGGGGCCCGGCCCGAGGTCCGAGACCCGGCGGGCTTTTGCATgttcgggccgggcttgggcccaaaAACTAGGCCCGATGGCCctgccgggccgggctcgggcttggctaggcccggcccaaagcccggcccggcccgaggtttggccaggtatacCCCGCGGTTAAGGTGAGGCTCGATTTGAAAATGCGAGGTGCCCGCGGCAGAAGCGGCGCGCACGGACCCAGCCAGGGTGCGGCCCGGAGGCACCACAGCAGGCTGCGAGTCGGGGACGAGCTCCACTTGGGTAGAACCACTGATGAGGCCATGACCGCGGGCGGCGGATCGAGATCTGAAAGCGCCGAGGTCGGGGGAGCCGGCAGAGCCCGCGGCGGCGCGGGCCGGGCCGGAGCACCAGCCGGGGCTCcgatgggcggcggcggcaggggcatGAACCAGGAAGCGTTGAAGCTACCGCAGCACGACCCGGCCGTCGCGGCCGGCGCGGGCGCGCGAGGGGAAAGCGTGGGTGGGCACATGTGGAACTCCGCTGTAGTGGGCACTTTTTATCTTCAATAACATTTTGGAATAAGGGAAGAAAGATAAAATGTTCATGTGATCACACGACGGACAAAGCTTAGACGCGTGAACTAGATCGTACAACCATCCTATGACCAATTGGATGTCTCATGAGAACTGACCGTCGCTCGGGTGGCTAGCAACGCGGGTGCACTCACTGCCCACCAGCACTCAAGTCCTGGACTGGTGTTCTTCACAAAGGTTGATGTCACCAGCGAGGGTTCGAGTCTCTCATCCCCTATATAAGACACGGTGGAGTCCCCCCTCTGTTCACTTTCACTTTCTTTTTGGGAGTAAGGGTCAGCTCCCTCGATACCGCGATGCATATACTCATTAAAAAAATGAACACAAGGAAGGTGCCATCAAGCGCCAAAGTTTCATTCAACTCATAAGCAGAATACAGCATGAATTACAAAATCCTGCAGCTGAAAGGCGAGGAGATTGCAGAAAGGGGCAAGAACTGTTGCCATGAGTATAATAAGTACAGTAGAAAACAGGTTCTGTTTTTGAATTGAGAACCTGATGAGCACAACTATGGGCAATGCCATTAGTATTCCTAGAGATATGGTAGGTAGACAGCATGCATATAACCGGAGGTATCCTGCAGAAAATTGCTGATAGGCGCTCGACTTCTCCAAGTTATACTCATAATATAAATAAGAAATCCCAAATACACCACCGTGATATATCTTTGGCGCTAGGTGCAACATGGATCGTCGTCAAGAGGATCTGAGCAAAGCAAGGTCCAGGCAATAAGCTTGTATTTCAGAATGTACATATAATCGAGTGACGTCCCCCTCTCTCATAAAGCTTACACAAGTACTCCAGATCCCTATGGTCTTATGGAACATAAGGATGGTCTATGAGGAATTAAGGGTCTCACACCACATAACTGTGTTCGGAACATAGCGAAAGCATAATTTGGTGGTCATTATATGCACATGACACGGTAAACAGAACATCAAATGACAAGGAAAAAAGGGCAAATGAAGACCCTGAACTCTCTAGCACTTGAAGCCCCTGCAAACCATTAGCCAGAGGATGAGGATCAAAAATGCGATGCCACCACAGACCATCAGCTTAAACCTCAGGTTCTGAAGCCACATCTTGCGCCTGAGCTCTCTGCCATGCCTATGGAAGCTGTCGGCCTGAAGTAAATTTAACAATGCAATCCTCAGTCAAAGTTGCTTACACATATAGGATTTTAAACAAGAGGATACATGTACACAAGGCTTGTTATATCCATACCTGCGACTGTAAGGTTTCGGTCTTGCCCACCAAAAGTTCAATCTTCTCGCCACGATCTAATATCTAAGGAATGTCCAGCACAGTCAAAGTAAAGTCAATGACATGAAATATATGAAGCATGAAAAAGAACTGTTGAATTGATGATTTCAGTTAGATGATATGAAGTTGTGGCTATTTTCCGCTTTGCATTGCTTGATCTCTTGCAAAACGGTAACTGAACAGGGCACTAGACTTGGATCTTTGCACATCCACCCATAATAATATATGCCCCAGGACATTGCAGTTTGCTTGCCTTACGGGCAGAGTGAAGATATATATGAAATAAATATTAAGAAACCTCAAAGAAAGGCATAAAATCAATGGATAGATTAAAGAACACAGCGTAACTTTGTCAGAGGAACATCGATTGTATATAATCCCTTGCCAGGAAACGGtatatcttcaaataaaatagaGGACAAGATCCAATAATTACTGTTCATATTGTACTAAATCTCATCACCACCTATCACTGCCTATTTTAAGAGTACTTATTTTCATTTGAAAGTGCATCAACTCCAGCTCACAGTAATATTAATGAAGTATTACTGTAAGACATAGTTTCTGCACAAAAGCGCATGTTACTTTTATGAGACCCATGTACTTAAAAAtgctaaaatataaaaacagcacgtTTATATCACACCCTTGTACAGCAAACTGTACATAAAAGAACATGTGATAGTCCCTAGTTAGCTTTATATTCCACTTAAACAGTACAGATTAAAATTCCAGTGTACAGTGTAATAGATTTAGAAATTTGAGATAACTGAGACTAAATTTCCCAACAGGGAAGTGTGTGCAACAGACCATCGCTCCGGATAGAACATGTTGGTTTAAATGCATACCTTCTCGATGTTGTCCATCATGATCCCTTTAACCTCTGAAAGATGTGATTTCACCTTAGAGAGCTTGCTAATTTCCTCTGGATGATTAATACAATACTGCATGTGATCCTTCAACCTTGGCCTGAACTCAGGACAGAGAGAAAATAATAAGAAGCACTTCCATGGTAATGAGAACACCAAAGTATATATAACCCAACAAGCAAACAATTCCATACCCGAATTCCCGGTCAAGATTGTAGGCGATGCTAAACCGGTCCTCAAACAGGAAATCGTCCTCATCCGCATCATCAGCAAGCGGGTGTTGTCCCTCCTCATCGATACTGGACCCATACCTCTGCATGAAGTCTTCCCTAACCCTCTCTAGGAACACAAACGGCACGCTCCTTCCCAACGCCTCTTCGGCCACCACAAGAAACACTACACACATCCGAAGTCAACTCAACAGGTTCGAGCGACACTGACACCGCACATGCTTTTCACAAGCAGGCTTGCAGATGCAGTGAACAAAAGAGGGATTCGTGAGCATACCAAAACCACGGTCAACGAGGAAGTTGAAGGTGTGGCCATCGCAGGAGTAGGTGGACCTGGTGCTGTTGGAGGGCAGCTTCTGGAGGCACTGCACGGCGATGGTGCTGAAGTTGCCGGAGAAGGCCGTGTGCTCGGCCAGCACCACGGAGCCCTTGGCCACGAAGCTGTATATCAGCGTTTGCTTGCTACCACCGTTCATGGCTCCTCCTCCCTCTTCTACCTCCCGAAATTAGCCACCGCAGAAGCCCTAATTCCCAACAGCACTAATCAGCACAAAGATTGGCACGAAACAGGAATCGTATAATTTGGTACCGCGTGGCACCCAGAAACTAACCTCGATTGACCCAGATTGATGGGGAATACTAACACAGGATTTATGAATCGGATCAGATCTCGGGGTGGAGGATCAAACTCGAAGTGAAGGCGGACAGGGAGCTTCGAGGCGGGGTAGGGGAGTACCTTGTAGAGGCTCGTCTAGCGCAGGGGttggccgtcctcctcctcctccccctcgcagTGAACGTGAATCGACCGGAAGAGGGCGCAGCGGTTGCGGGTCTATTCCGTCTTGTTGCGTTGCCTTAGTTGAGAGTTAAGTTACTTGTTTGCCCTTCCCGTGGAGACAAAGGCAACGAcacgtttttcttttttttttttgaaaaggacggCAACGACAAGGTTGTGGCAGGGTGACATAGAGCATCTCTTGCACATCCACTAAAATTCAAAACCTTAAATTTAGTTTGCTGTACGTGCTAAATTGATTTTACGGATTGGAACCTCTTCAGCcggaacagaagcaaaaagaatttgTTCGGTTGAAACTTCTTCAACGGTACTgcataattcaaaaaaaaatcacacaaGAATCTGTTTGAGATCATCACAAACGAAGACGAGTTCATCACATACCAAAAGGATTCTTACANNNNNNNNNNNNNNNNNNNNNNNNNNNNNNNNNNNNNNNNNNNNNNNNNNNNNNNNNNNNNNNNNNNNNNNNNNNNNNNNNNNNNNNNNNNNNNNNNNNNNNNNNNNNNNNNNNNNNNNNNNNNNNNNNNNNNNNNNNNNNNNNNNNNNNNNNNNNNNNNNNNNNNNNNNNNNNNNNNNNNNNNNNNNNNNNNNNNNNNNNNNNNNNNNNNNNNNNNNNNNNNNNNNNNNNNNNNNNNNNNNNNNNNNNNNNNNNNNNNNNNNNNNNNNNNNNNNNNNNNNNNNNNNNNNNNNNNNNNNNNNNNNNNNNNNNNNNNNNNNNNNNNNNNNNNNNNNNNNNNNNNNNNNNNNNNNNNNNNNNNNNNNNNNNNNNNNNNNNNNNNNNNNNNNNNNNNNNNNNNNNNNNNNNNNNNNNNNNNNNNNNNNNNNNNNNNNNNNNNNNNNNNNNNNNNNNNNNNNNNNNNNNNNNNNNNNNNNNNNNNNNNNNNNNNNNNNNNNNNNNNNNNNNNNNNNNNNNNNNNNNNNNNNNNNNNNNNNNNNNNNNNNNNNNNNNNNNNNNNNNNNNNNNNNNNNNNNNNNNNNNNNNNNNNNNNNNNNNNNNNNNNNNNNNNNNNNNNNNNNNNNNNNNNNGGTTATTGTTTCTGATCGTCCACCATTAGTATTTTTCCAGAAAAGCCCTTAAAGTTTATAGGAATAAACTCGCAGTCCGATCAAGTCAACGCGAACAGCCACGAGCGATAGAAAAATAAAACTCCCAATCGCATCTCCACCTCCAGCGCGCCGCCACCCTCTGCCGCGAGGCGCCGGCCCCAGCCCCGCCGCAGCGCGCCGCCCCCGCCTACCCTGCCGGCACTCCTTACCCAATTGCCCCCCACGCCTGTGGCGTTCTACCGCCAGCGACACCCCATGCTGCGGCCGTTGCCGGCACGCATACCCGTGGGCCTCCGTCTcccctgctgccgccgctgccccgcTCGTCCAGCGGGCCGGCCCCGTCCATGGTGCGCAGGGGCTACCCACGCCCTCCCACGCTCGCGCGCGCCTCCTTCTGCCCTTCCGCCACGGATGACGCCGCGTCCTGAAGCTCCACGGATACGTCCTCCACCCTGCCGACTTCTCTGAGCCTGATGCGATCCCGATGGTGGCCGTGCCCTGCGAGAGCCCGCTGCTGCTCGGCCCGACGTCCTGCCGTGGCGAGCGCTTGACATTATTGTGTAGGCCCTAGTATAATAGGCATGACTCTAGGACACATCCCCCGCTCTCATTCCATGACCTCTATTTAAACAAACCGTCCCTACACGTGTCACCGCCTATCCTCCTTCTGGCCTTCCCCGATCATGGCTGAGTTATCCATCTAGTCACATCACGTCTAGACATTATCAATGCCAAGGGGATGAGCTTGACCGCCTCACGACATATTTGTCGTTTAACCCTGCCAGGGAAAGGGGATGTTTAAACTAATCTCTTGTGCGGGAGATGATGGCCGCCATCCGTGGGTCCCTCTCCGCACATATTTCATACACCATGCCTCATACTTTCAGTCGCTCTGCACATGTCCCATCATGCCTGCTTCACATCACACATGCTTGCAACTAATATATTATTACACAAAACACATTAAATGGCTATAAATAATGGAGTTGACAAAATATCGCTATCCTAGTCATATTCATACACTAAAATGGCAGACCAATAACTCATTCATAGGAAATTGATCCCCAACAACAGAAATTTCATGATTCTTACATAATTCTGATTTTTGGACCCTTAAATCAACCACAAAAAAGTGCTTACcaggaaaaaaaaattaaaatagtgctTACCAGACATACAAACTTTAGCGTTTCTTATTGAAGTGGCGCTAGATTGGTAGCATTTGTTGGCCTTTGGCAAATCAAACACATTGGAAGTTCAACTCATTTTTATTGAAACCATTGCCATTGTGATTTTGAAAACTCGACAACATGGAAGGTTCCAACCATGCGTTGCTACACCTTAGAAAATGTAGCTTTGCAAATAATATTTACAAAGCAGTGATGAATTAACATTTGAAGCTCTCTCCTTGTACTCGACAAGAGAAACACTAAGCACCATTGGTAAAATATGAATCAACGCATGTCTCAGATCCGTCTCAAGTTTCACCTTTTCCTGCTCTTCCAGTGAGCAAAAAGGCATGTGCATTTGCCTCAGAGTAACAAAATTACAACCTTTAAATCGAGCTAAGACCTATAATGATTATTAATAATGTAGTCCCACCTAATTCTCCTGTACATATCATGTTAACTAAATAACGGTACACATATgcgaatatataatataaaaatttaACCAACAAATAATGATATAGTCTTACATTTAGCGAAATGTTAAAAAATAGCATAAATCATAGCTGATAACAATATAATAAATTCTTGTGAATGATACTTTGGCAGTACATGGGAACCTGAGATCGTATTTACCCGTGACACAATAAAATCCCTCAGAAGAATATTTCTGAAAAAAATTACATACTATGCACATTCATATGGAAAAGGATCACTCAACATCACCAGCTAGCTAGTAAAAATGCATGAGGAGAAAAATCTAAAAATAAGTAAATTATTTGAAAGAACTTTTCCCCGTTCTTTAACAATAAGAACAATCATGGTGACATATTAGAGCTTATTCAGGACATCTATTTTTTTTAATGAAGAAAGTGGTACATGTTTCAGCAAACTTGTTGAATTATGCATACCATTATGTGTGTCATCTCGACCTACAATGCTTGGCGAGGATAAGCAGGCCTACCACAAAGTCTGCGGCGGTGGCCGTGAGAGCGACGATCGGGTTGCCCATGGTGCGGCCCTAAGCTACAGAACACGCCCACGACTTTGCCGCCTCCACCGGAGAGGGTGCGGCAGTAGCCGCTTGTAGGGTATAGACGTGCTCGTCGCACGGGATCACCTGGGGAAGTATTGGTCCAAGGAGGTGTGTGCCCCATCCACCGCCTGAAGGAATGTACATGAAAAGATTTAATTTTCCAGGACTGAGCTTTCACGACAAAACATTGTGAAGTGAGCAGGAGCACTAAACAGGGTGATCATCCCACCTTGATGCAACAACTTGGGGCAGATTGGTAGCACTTTGGTACGCACCATTGACTACCAACCTATGCGAGTCAATCTCGTGCCATCCAACTTGAATGATCAAGGCACAAGAGGAAAGAACAGACGTCTATCATGCAACGAACACACCAAACAAAATTAAATCTCTCCATCAGTGTTCTTACCTTGTCATGTCCGCCAGGCCGGTTTAGGTTGGGCTTTCACTTTCACGCGAGGCAGCATGGCCCTCCCTGCAGATCTCGATGCGCCGTTCTATTCTTCAGGAGCCGTGTCCGATCCAAAATTTTAGCAGCCATCGCCGCCTTCTTTTTGTTCGTGAGGGAGATTTGACAATCGACATGATGGGCAGGCCGGGTCACTTGGCCAGAGGCTAGTGTTGGTTCTGGAACCACAGCCGATGGTGGAAGCATGCGTGTCGCGGGGCTCCTCTCTTGCTCTGCTTTGATGCTCAGACTCGACGTAGACAGATCGACCTATCGGCGATGTGGCCGATACAGCCGTTAAGAGAAGTAGGCCGACAGGCTATGTGTCGCCTGACAAAGAGCAGGAAGACGATGGCCTTGACGCCACCACGCACGCCTCCCAGAACCACCTCAGTGTCGTTCTCCCAACACGGAGACAGCGGATTCCAGCGATTTTTGTCGAGGCCTCGAGGGCATCCATCGTCGACACCGGCGCCTCGCTCGTCCTATTCGCTCGTTAGGCAGTTGCATGAAGAGCGAGCTTGATCATCCAGTGCCCCTCGTCCTCCCTCTCCTTCAGATTCACCGTGAACTCGATTCGCTGATTGGCGATTAGTGCGAGGGTTTTCGGCGGCGAGGCGGACAGCGTGGTTTGTCAGGCCATAGGCTGATTGCCGCGACTTCATGCTTGGCCCAGCCAACATTGCAGGGTCCATCAAAGCCACTTTGAACACGTACGTGCAAACTGTTGGTCAGGAATCCTCCTGTTGGTCTCGTATATATATGGAAACGCAAGACATCCGATCTGATTGAGATTTTGATCTGGAGTCCCTTATTATCACACCTGTTGTGTCTCTTTTTGTTTCCAATGGAGGTGCCAGTTTCCAAAAACTGTTATTTGAAGATGTTTTTTTCCTAGTTCGTGAAACGTTTTTTTGGTTTTTCGATTCCTTTGCACGTACTTGAAACAGAAACCAAGACCGAACAGAAACCAAGATCGAGGGGATAAACACGTTTTTTTTTTTACCAACTACGAAGGTACAAAAAAGGAagatgacggtgaacccacggagtcaatccatgttttattattagggagagatatatTTTTCCTcttttccttatatatatatatatataataataaaacAGTTATTGTTTCTGATCGTCCGTCATTAGtacttttgcagaaaagcccctgaAGTTTATACAAATAAACTCGCAGTCGGATCAAGTCAACGCGAACACAGCCACGAGTGATAGAAAAATAAAACTCCCAATCGCATCTCCACCTCCAGCGCGCAGCCACCCTCTGCCGCGAGGCGCCGGCCCCAGCCCCGCCGCAGCGCGCCGCCCCCGCCTACCCTGCCGGCACTCCTAACCCAATTGCCCCCCACGCCTGTGGCGTTCTACCGCCAGCGACACCCCACGCTGCGGCCGTTGCCGGCACGCATACCCGCGGGCCTCCGTCTctcctgctgccgccgctgccccgcTCG
This portion of the Triticum dicoccoides isolate Atlit2015 ecotype Zavitan chromosome 7A, WEW_v2.0, whole genome shotgun sequence genome encodes:
- the LOC119328815 gene encoding vesicle-associated membrane protein 727-like, which gives rise to MNGGSKQTLIYSFVAKGSVVLAEHTAFSGNFSTIAVQCLQKLPSNSTRSTYSCDGHTFNFLVDRGFVFLVVAEEALGRSVPFVFLERVREDFMQRYGSSIDEEGQHPLADDADEDDFLFEDRFSIAYNLDREFGPRLKDHMQYCINHPEEISKLSKVKSHLSEVKGIMMDNIEKILDRGEKIELLVGKTETLQSQADSFHRHGRELRRKMWLQNLRFKLMVCGGIAFLILILWLMVCRGFKC